GCAACTTATGGATAAACAACGTGGCTTTACCCTTATTGAACTGATGGTGATTATGTACGCTAATTTAAAGTAAAATAATTACACGAAATCAAGTATGCACTTATAGTATAAAAATCTGCCTTCATAGATAACGACACTGATTGATCCTACCCGCGAATAATGGACACCCGACTAAGTGAGTAAACTCTTAACTCAGAAGTGAATCATGACTAAACCATCGGCAACGAAAACCAAGCCCTGACAACACACGCCAGCCCTTCGTGACGAAGCCACATGAGACAGTTTCGAAATAGCCGTCTCTGCCAATACCAGTATATAGCTCAGTGCAATTGTCACGGCACCCTGCATTATGAATTAATCCCACATTAAAATTTCAGATGTAAAAACATAATCAGCACCGTTATTATTACCATACACAACAATTTTGATTAACAATAAATCACTTTTCTTCTTGTGTTAGTTACACATCTTAATATATTATCCCCCCCAATTTATTATCACTTTCTTTTTTAAAATCTTGCACAAAATACATTTATTGTTTTCAGTGTAAATATATCAGAAGTATTTTTCACACAGGAGTTACATTATGAATCCAATCAAATTAAATACGGGCATTGGAGTAACTGGTATTAAGAGTCAATCAAAAAGTAAAAGTGGCGACAGCACAAAATATGAAATCACATTATCCGGCTCACAAAAAAGCCATCTAATACCAAAAGTTATATTATTTTGTGAGGATAAATTCGCAGAGTCCATGATAATTAACGCCCTATCCTACAAAGAGTTAAATCATGGTGCATTCAAAATTATACATTGTGGAGTATGGCATAACATCATAAAAGCACTCGCTGGATGCTTGCTTTATGAAAAAGAACTAATAGATTCGGGGAATGGTAAAGCCCTGAAAGTGATTGGTATAATAGATGGAGATGTTTCCGAATCGGATATATCAACGGCAATAAAAAAAACATACAAGGGGAGTTTTTTACCCGCTGAAATTTCTAATATAATAAAAATAATAACTGAGCATGTAACTAGCTTCAAGATAACTCAAGATGGTCTGAAGTTGCCTGAGCTTTCAACAGGCCTACCAGAATTTAATTTAAAAATAATGCTCGATGACATAACTGAAGAAATGATCCGCAATTATCACAAAGAATACATTTTAAAATATGAAGGCTGGTTGAAAAAAACTGCCACCCTCGAAGGAAAAGTTAATTTAACTCGTGAGCTTGAGGATATAAAAAGGAAAATAAAAGAAACCTTAGAAATAATCGAAACCTCAAAAAATATCAAGAGCCATGAACTACCTAAAAACAGCAGTAATAAATTTGACTATCACTATTATTTCGAAACATTAAAAGAAAGGATAGGAAATAAACATTTCAACAGTTATTCCTATTCACACGACACCGAACTCCTTGTATACAGAATTATTTCCACTTATAGCAAATCTCGATGGGAAGAATATATCACTCCCGTAACCAACCTATTGATTTCAGTTAAAGATGAACAAGTAAAAAGATTCAACCATAATACATTTAACAACGACTCATTAGATTGAAGCAGAGGCCAAATGCTGGCCTTCTTTGCATAAGAATCACCAGCAACCATAATGAATGGTGAATCGCAAAAATTAGCTCGGATACCTTCATGCCATTGCAGAACCGATACCTCTCTGATACAGAGTTTTCTTTTCCAAGAAAAAACTGTCGATCAGCACTACTAAAATTTTCATTAAAAACATTATGTAAATGTGGTTTTAATATGATAAAGAACTGGCAATAAAGATCATCCTGCTTTACAAGTAATTTTAAATCATTATAAATCAGCAAAAATATTTGAGGTTACAAAAATCTTTGCCAGTAATTTATTACGAACATCTTCTGAATACTTCTCACTTATGATATTAATAAGTCTATTTAAATATGAATCATTCTTTACGAAAATATACCTTATGTCATCATGAGAAAATGGAAGCATAGATTCCTTGTGATTTCCCAAAAATTTATCACCCAAGATTTTATTTTTTGATAACCGTATTGGTACAACCTCAGAACGGATATCTGGAACATATCTCCATTCATTCTCATTTGCAAACCTATAATTAAAAATTGGCTCTTCATTTCTTCGTGCTAACGTGCCTTCGTAATTTTTCATGTAACGCAAAGGATTAATAAAAGCCCTGTACTGTGCTCTTCGGATCGAATAATCAGGGTTGTCTTTTGAATCAGCTAAATTTTCTTCTTTAAAATTACGCAACGCATCATTTAAACAATCAACCATTGAACAATTATTACTAACATAGAAAACTGGGTTCAATCCACT
This Klebsiella sp. RHBSTW-00484 DNA region includes the following protein-coding sequences:
- a CDS encoding prepilin-type N-terminal cleavage/methylation domain-containing protein gives rise to the protein MDKQRGFTLIELMVIMYANLK
- a CDS encoding abortive infection system antitoxin AbiGi family protein produces the protein MSKKSKEKSLYPSTLIHFTKKYDTLVKILECSYFIASHSTEEIHGEKVRSRKFAIPMVSFCDIRLSHLLEHTIKYGGFGIGLKKTWGIESGLNPVFYVSNNCSMVDCLNDALRNFKEENLADSKDNPDYSIRRAQYRAFINPLRYMKNYEGTLARRNEEPIFNYRFANENEWRYVPDIRSEVVPIRLSKNKILGDKFLGNHKESMLPFSHDDIRYIFVKNDSYLNRLINIISEKYSEDVRNKLLAKIFVTSNIFADL